The Terracoccus luteus genome includes a region encoding these proteins:
- a CDS encoding HD-GYP domain-containing protein, giving the protein MATDRNSAMRWQAVTFNTAQASIVGGVGAWAYLLVGGAADVGGLMGLNALGLNVGIPLIIADIVQCLINASLLSGVIHVSTGAPVRVLVRQILVSSGTAYIGYGVIGFLFVILWFPAKLGAYSAVLILAPLLVARWAFVQYGEELRSHERTLETLVTTLGRKDADAVARSRATAQLAEWVAEELALTPAQIGTVRYAGALREIGLIGVPWRVLHRPPELLSDPERRVLSGHAQVGARLIEGIDFLEDARSGIQHQDERFDGTGRPDGLAGTDIPPAARIIAVAGEFVDLTQPRHGVPPLVPEIALARIADDAGRFDPRAVRAIADVLERHGWAVPVAGSQP; this is encoded by the coding sequence ATGGCCACTGATCGCAACTCCGCGATGCGGTGGCAAGCGGTGACCTTCAACACGGCACAGGCCTCGATCGTCGGCGGTGTCGGCGCGTGGGCCTACCTCTTGGTCGGCGGGGCCGCCGATGTCGGTGGCTTGATGGGTCTCAACGCCTTGGGCTTGAACGTCGGCATCCCGCTCATCATCGCCGACATCGTGCAGTGCCTCATCAACGCCTCGCTGCTGTCGGGAGTCATCCACGTGTCGACGGGCGCGCCGGTCCGCGTCCTGGTGCGGCAGATCCTCGTCTCGTCGGGCACGGCCTACATCGGCTACGGGGTCATCGGCTTCCTCTTCGTCATCCTCTGGTTCCCGGCCAAGCTCGGCGCCTACAGCGCCGTGCTCATCCTCGCCCCGCTCCTCGTGGCCCGGTGGGCCTTCGTGCAGTACGGCGAGGAGCTGCGCTCCCACGAGCGCACCCTCGAGACCCTCGTGACCACGTTGGGCCGCAAGGACGCCGACGCGGTGGCCCGCAGCCGCGCCACCGCCCAGCTCGCCGAGTGGGTCGCGGAGGAGCTGGCCCTCACGCCGGCCCAGATCGGCACCGTGCGCTACGCGGGCGCGCTGCGCGAGATCGGTCTCATCGGTGTGCCGTGGCGGGTGCTGCACCGGCCGCCCGAGCTGCTCAGCGACCCCGAGCGTCGCGTCCTCAGCGGCCACGCGCAGGTCGGGGCCCGCCTCATCGAGGGGATCGACTTCCTCGAGGACGCACGCTCCGGCATCCAGCACCAGGACGAACGCTTCGACGGCACCGGGCGGCCTGACGGGCTGGCCGGTACCGACATCCCCCCGGCCGCCCGGATCATCGCGGTGGCAGGGGAGTTCGTCGACCTCACCCAACCGAGGCACGGCGTCCCGCCTCTGGTTCCCGAGATCGCCTTGGCGCGCATCGCCGACGACGCCGGCCGCTTCGACCCCCGCGCCGTGCGGGCGATCGCCGACGTCCTCGAGCGCCACGGCTGGGCCGTCCCCGTCGCAGGGAGCCAGCCGTGA